A genomic stretch from Lathyrus oleraceus cultivar Zhongwan6 chromosome 2, CAAS_Psat_ZW6_1.0, whole genome shotgun sequence includes:
- the LOC127117692 gene encoding purple acid phosphatase 18, with product MELTFILTIIIPILLSATISAEYVRPLPRNTLNIPFPWNSKSNPYSYPQQVHISLAGEKHMRITWITDDKHSPSFVEYGTLPGRYDSVSEGEFTSYSYLLYSSGMIHHTVIGPLEYGTVYFYRCGGQGPEFELKTPPAVFPITFAVAGDLGQTGWTKSTLDHIDRCKYDVYLLPGDLSYADCMQHLWDSFGRLVEPLASARPWMVTQGNHEQENILLLTDEFVSYNSRWKMPFEESGSTSNLYYSFEVAGVHVIMLGSYADYGVYSEQYRWLKEDLSKVDRKRTPWLLVLFHVPWYNSNKAHQGAGDDMMAAMEPLLYAASVDLVLAGHVHAYERSKRVYNGRLDPCGAVHITIGDGGNREGLAHRYINPQPKWSEFREASFGHGELKIVNSTHAFWSWHRNDNDEAVKADDIWITSLISSGCVDENRHKLRSMLVTP from the exons ATGGAACTCACTTTCATTCTTACTATTATCATTCCAATTCTTCTTTCTGCAACCATATCTGCTGAATACGTTCGCCCTTTGCCTCGAAACACCTTGAACATCCCATTCCCATGGAATTCCAAATCCAACCCTTACTCTTACCCTCAACAG GTACACATTTCTTTGGCAGGAGAGAAGCACATGAGAATAACATGGATAACTGATGACAAACATTCACCTTCATTTGTAGAATATGGAACATTACCGGGTAGATATGATTCAGTATCTGAAGGAGAGTTTACTTCTTATAGTTATCTGTTATATAGCTCAGGAATGATACACCATACTGTTATTGGACCTTTGGAATACGGTACTGTGTATTTCTACCGATGCGGTGGACAAGGTCCTGAGTTCGAACTCAAAACTCCTCCAGCGGTATTTCCGATTACTTTTGCTGTGGCTGGCGATTTAGGACAAACTGGCTGGACTAAATCAACATTGGACCACATTGATCGTTGTAAATATGATGTTTACCTTCTTCCGGGTGATCTTTCGTATGCTGATTGTATGCAACATCTTTGGGACTCGTTTGGTAGGCTAGTGGAGCCGCTTGCCAGTGCGAGGCCATGGATGGTAACGCAAGGAAATCATGAACAAGAGAATATACTATTGTTAACAGATGAGTTTGTGTCGTATAATTCGAGATGGAAAATGCCATTTGAGGAAAGTGGATCAACTTCAAATCTTTATTATTCTTTTGAAGTTGCAGGTGTTCATGTTATTATGCTTGGGTCTTATGCAGACTATGGTGTGTACTCGGAACAATACCGATGGCTAAAG GAAGATCTGTCAAAGGTGGATCGGAAAAGGACACCTTGGCTGCTTGTGTTATTTCATGTGCCGTGGTATAATAGCAACAAGGCTCATCAGGGCGCAGGGGATGATATGATGGCAGCCATGGAGCCATTGCTTTACGCTGCCAGCGTTGATCTAGTTCTTGCTGGTCATGTTCATGCTTACGAACGTTCG AAACGCGTGTATAATGGAAGATTGGATCCTTGTGGCGCTGTTCATATAACTATCGGCGATGGTGGAAACAGAGAAGGCTTAGCTCATAG ATACATAAATCCACAGCCAAAGTGGTCGGAATTCCGCGAAGCGAGTTTTGGTCACGGTGAGCTGAAGATTGTAAACTCAACTCATGCGTTCTGGAGTTGGCATAGGAATGATAATGACGAGGCAGTTAAGGCCGATGATATCTGGATAACCTCTTTGATAAGTTCAGGATGTGTCGACGAGAACAGACACAAGCTGAGGAGCATGCTTGTAACACCCTAA
- the LOC127121659 gene encoding uncharacterized protein LOC127121659 yields MVEKKRIKRGIEEVLVQLDADETNEIEEISRIRSGKRLAETSSMAVKRTKGSLDLVFNKTKDKSLNDACDKEARARTVQYIARFVYTCGIAFNVANAKAFKLMLEAVGSYGPHLKLPSFHELRVPLLQKELEYTKDLLKNHKVQKNKYGCSIMSDGWTDRKGRTLINFLANCPAGTMFVKSVDASNYAKTGDKLAELLDTFVEEMGEQNVVQLITDNGSNYVAAGKILTSKRPNMF; encoded by the coding sequence ATGGTTGAGAAAAAGAGGATTAAAAGAGGAATAGAAGAAGTGTTGGTCCAGTTAGATGCGGATGAGACAAATGAAATTGAGGAAATAAGTCGAATTCGAAGCGGAAAGAGACTTGCTGAGACATCTTCAATGGCTGTCAAGAGGACTAAAGGATCATTGGATTTAGTTTTTAATAAGACTAAGGACAAAAGCCTCAATGATGCTTGTGATAAAGAAGCGAGGGCAAGAACCGTGCAATATATTGCTCGCTTTGTTTATACATGTGGAATTGCTTTTAATGTAGCAAACGCAAAAGCCTTTAAGTTGATGTTGGAAGCCGTTGGAAGTTATGGTCCTCATTTGAAACTGCCAAGTTTTCATGAACTTAGGGTTCCACTCCTTCAAAAGGAGTTGGAATATACAAAAGATTTGTTGAAGAATCACAAGGTTCAAAAGAATAAATATGGATGTTCAATTATGTCAGATGGTTGGACGGATAGAAAAGGTAGAACCTTGATAAATTTCTTGGCCAATTGTCCGGCGGGAACCATGTTTGTGAAAAGTGTGGATGCTTCTAACTATGCTAAGACGGGGGATAAGCTGGCTGAGTTGTTGGACACTTTTGTTGAGGAAATGGGTGAACAAAATGTTGTTCAATTGATTACTGACAATGGAAGTAATTATGTAGCGGCGGGTAAAATATTAACTTCAAAAAGGCCAAACATGTTTTAG
- the LOC127117694 gene encoding uncharacterized protein At3g06530, with the protein MATSIASQLEAIRSIAHVDSAPLRRPFTRPSILFDPKEAADINIESIFTIALQGLEVLISNDERFRNYKNDLFSHRSKELDRELMGIEQNNQLNVLINSYLKLVSGFFILPSALQTLEYLIRRHKIHVYNNEDLILCALPYHDTHAFVRVVQILDIRNGTWGFLEGVKVSGAPPPRMVIVQQCLRDKGVLEVLCNYASPSKKFQPSKNVIGFCTAVFIELLGTVVTVDDDIVKRILPFVVSGLQSGVKGLSDHKASSLMIVGLLGNKAALASKLLNILIRSVAEVAREEANELIDLHWFRLSLIALINLVQSQNVQILPIKALEILKELRDLPGVLLELSKEFNIEKFLVVLLDSLIDCSSKDEYCQQALLSLIEKVPINDSVHHVVTKILSTCVKLSQKVDDSISLMSAGWAKKILIIVNTKYPSELRGAVNHFLQNNKAHSKKDDSLYKILCKMLDGNLDSSSDISESKVWFALYHPKADVRRTTLRDINSSGILKTKAFVSEGLVDIQEAILRQLDDKDLTVVQAALNVDGLQNVLGASKLIETLQTVLRRCVGKLLSGSTDNVSLTGEVAVTCLKKAISYFHDHSDYLKNIAAMIFPLLLAMPQTQGLNLKALVLLNKFNWPLYQNVAVSSSEETTPILGSLSSINLKVINNLASNFMAHPEDNIVWFVESCNDSELSKTLFFFVLLQSLLLVKSKGDGFSALFKSVFPILKAELESLVNAGDVLLDEFNSEMLDWDCSSFFDHLLYANLRPLNAKVMVCIFWRLISALMSAESSGNRLDDSMIKDLFVFFASSKFKHAFREHLHFLAAQCSVSPARLLSKFFTDEGVPVAVQVESLQCYAFLCSLSQDKWQTELLAEFPSILVPLAGDDQTVRVASMKCIDELRALWCRIERSGKKNGNNATWFHFLGELLLLLDQQKTLILSDKKFLPSLFASTLGSSCHNILVPQNMENRFDQPTKERILEFILGSALKFSNYGKLMILSSLKGVGYAIMHPNIAPVLSRSIEQYYDDRSKSSQKISNTRTKIMCLLLESCVMSSPSGGDDLQDPLLKTLQLDDMTSDDPAYLEPCISVLNKLNSQFYTGLQNKVKENLFRALVFLCRSANGDVQSATKEALMRIDINFSTVGHILDLILAPKCGIVRSADDKTKKRQKLTTDQEAELPTNDICRIDDPVYLLSSLLDVLLLKKDITNRHFLLDPLFKLLSKVFSEEWVNDTLSFEEGSSQPSSSPSESIIHIQQTLLIILEDIIMSLKSITALNEKLTDEINIKLLIECARTTNVLVTRNHIFSLLSAVIKVLPEKVFEHILDILPVIGVSAVTQIDSHSKHVFEDLISAIVPCWLSKTDDVEKLLKVFIDIFPEIVEHRRLSIVLHLLRTLGEGKSLSSLLILLFSSLVSRKASLFVNIQTPDALSFCTKEWEYKLAVQICEQFTSMTWLPSLVIIFEQRGNTNVDRSIFLELFLAMQFSLQKLQDPELLFKLESGEDTVVIQAALGGLMEHVVFLLHLVDARKKQLNFPVIMRKELKETTRALVRNITMVMIPSVYFKSIIKLLHHSDKNVGKKALGLLCDAARNHEKVSLALKDSKGSRSRSSFPWLHMDESSQESLDKMCLEILQVLGDSSNTSLKVAAVSALEVLAERFPSNSSIFGVCLGSITKCITSHNLAVTSSCLRTSAALINVLGPKALAELPQIMDNVMKSSRIVLSSQDLKPKTNDVLSVSIEPHFISVLVTLEAVVDKLGGFLNPYLTNIMELLVLHPEYVSGMYPKVDSRAHGLRKLLAGKIPVRLALQPLLKLYPAAVEAGDKSLKVVFDMLATFIGAMDRSSIVAFHGKIFDFCLAALDLRRQSPRSVQNIDLVEKGVMSAMLALTLKLTESMFKPLFVKSIEWAESVVDETASAGSMDRAISFYGMVNKLAENHRSLFVPYFKYLLGSCVRHLGDCGDSNVSSLSRKKKKAKIMDDDVKETSSLSIKGWHLRTLVLSSLHKCFLYDTGSLKFLESSNFQMLLKPIVSQLVLDPPASIDDNSLSIPGVKEFDDLLVVCIGQMAVTAGSDLLWKPLNHEVLMQTRSEKTRTRILGLRIIKHFVDNLKEEYLVLLAETIPFLGELLEDVELSVKSLAQEILQEMESMSGESLRQYL; encoded by the exons ATGGCAACTTCCATAGCCTCTCAATTAGAAGCTATCAGATCCATCGCACATGTTGATTCCGCACCTCTCAGAAGACCTTTCACTCGTCCTTCTATCTTGTTCGATCCTAAAGAAGCTGCTGATATTAATATTGAATCCATTTTCACTATTGCTCTTCAAG GTTTGGAGGTTCTTATTAGCAACGATGAACGGTTTAGGAATTATAAGAATGATTTGTTCAGCCACCGAAGTAAAGAGTTGGATAGAGAGTTAATGGGGATAGAACAGAATAATCAACTTAATGTGTTGATTAATTCGTATTTAAAACTTGTTTCTGGATTTTTTATACTTCCGTCTGCACTTCAAACTCTTGAATATTTGATACGAAGACACAA GATTCATGTGTACAACAATGAGGATTTGATATTGTGCGCATTGCCATACCACGACACACATGCATTTGTTCGAGTAGTACAGATACTTGATATAAG GAATGGTACATGGGGGTTTCTGGAGGGTGTGAAAGTCTCTGGTGCACCGCCACCTAGAATGGTTATAGTGCAGCAATGCCTTCGTGATAAGGGCGTATTAGAAGTTCTATGCAACTAC GCATCTCCGTCTAAAAAGTTTCAACCTTCGAAGAATGTAATTGGCTTTTGTACTGCCGTTTTCATTGAACTTTTGGGGACGGTTGTGACCGTTGATGATGATATTGTCAAGAGAATACTTCCTTTTGTGGTCTCTGGTCTTCAGTCAGGTGTTAAGGGGCTTTCAGATCACAAG GCCAGTTCATTGATGATAGTTGGCTTACTTGGGAATAAAGCTGCATTGGCTTCTAAACTTTTGAATATTTTGATACGTTCAGTTGCCGAGGTTGCTCGGGAGGAGGCTAATGAGTTGATAGATCTTCATTGGTTTCGGTTGTCCCTTATTGCCTTAATCAATCTTGTCCAG TCCCAAAATGTTCAAATACTTCCAATAAAGGCCTTGGAGATTTTAAAGGAACTAAG GGATTTGCCAGGGGTTTTATTAGAATTGTCCAAGGAGTTCAACATTGAAAAGTTTCTTGTTGTTTTATTGGACTCCCTAATTGACTGCAG TTCTAAAGATGAATACTGCCAGCAGGCTTTGCTGTCCTTGATAGAAAAGGTCCCCATAAATGATTCTGTTCATCATGTGGTCACCAAAATCCTATCAACTTGTGTGAAACTATCACAAAAAGTTGATGACTCGATTTCTTTGATGTCAG CTGGATGGGCAAAAAAGATTCTAATAATTGTTAATACAAAGTATCCGTCTGAACTCCGTGGAGCAGTTAATCATTTCCTTCAG AATAACAAAGCACATTCAAAGAAAGACGATTCACTGTATAAGATTTTATGTAAGATGTTGGATGGTAATTTGGATTCATCATCTGATATCTCAGAGTCTAAAGTTTGGTTTGCCTTGTATCATCCAAAG GCTGATGTTAGACGCACTACACTGCGTGATATAAATTCTTCTGGCATCTTGAAAACCAAGGCATTTGTTTCAGAG GGTCTTGTTGACATTCAAGAGGCCATTTTGAGACAGCTTGATGATAAAGACTTAACAGTTGTTCAAGCAGCTTTAAATGTTGATGGCTTGCAAAATGTACTAGGTGCTTCTAAGCTTATTGAGACACTGCAAACTGTGCTAAGAAGATGTGTTGGCAAGCTGCTGTCTG GTTCAACTGATAATGTTAGTCTAACTGGAGAAGTTGCTGTCACCTGTTTAAAGAAAGCCATATCATATTTCCATGATCATTCTGATTACTTGAAAAACATTGCTGCCATGATTTTTCCATTACTCCTTGCTATGCCACAG ACACAGGGCTTGAATTTAAAAGCTCTTGTACTACTCAACAAATTTAACTGGCCACTTTATCAGAATGTTGCTGTGTCTAGCTCTGAAGAAACG ACTCCGATACTTGGAAGTTTATCTTCTATTAACTTGAAGGTTATCAATAACCTGGCTAGCAATTTCATGGCCCACCCCGAAGATAATATTGTCTGGTTTGTTGAAAGCTGCAATGATTCAGAATTGTCAAAGACACTCTTCTTTTTTGTTCTGTTGCAGTCTCTTCTGCTGGTAAAATCAAAAG GTGATGGCTTTTCTGCACTGTTTAAAAGTGTGTTTCCTATTCTGAAGGCTGAGTTGGAATCTTTAGTGAATGCTGGTGATGTTCTTTTGGATGAG TTCAATTCTGAAATGTTAGACTGGGACTGTAGTTCTTTCTTTGATCACCTTTTGTATGCCAACCTCAGACCTTTAAATGCAAAAGTTATGGTTTGTATATTTTGGAGGCTGATCTCAGCACTAATGTCAGCAGAATCTTCAGGCAATCGGCTG GATGATAGCATGATAAAGGATCTGTTTGTATTTTTTGCTTCCTCAAAGTTCAAACATGCATTCCGTGAACACCTCCATTTCTTAGCTGCACAGTGCAGTGTATCGCCTGCCCGCCTATTATCTAAGTTTTTCACAGATGAAG GTGTTCCTGTTGCAGTTCAGGTTGAAAGTCTTCAGTGCTATGCATTCCTATGTAGTCTGTCACAAGATAAATGGCAAACTGAACTTTTGGCCGAATTTCCTTCTATTCTTGTTCCATTGGCTGGTGATGATCAG ACTGTAAGGGTTGCTTCCATGAAATGTATTGATGAGTTGCGCGCCTTGTGGTGTCGCATTGAACGTTCTGGCAAGAAAAACG GGAACAACGCTACCTGGTTCCATTTTCTGGGTGAACTTCTATTGTTGTTGGATCAGCAAAAAACACTTATATTATCCGACAAGAAGTTTCTTCCATCATTGTTCGCATCCACACTGGGTTCATCCTGTCATAATATCTTAGTACCTCAAAATATGGAAAACAG GTTTGACCAGCCCACAAAAGAAAGAATACTTGAGTTCATTTTGGGTTCTGCTCTGAAATTCTCCAACTACGGGAAG CTAATGATTCTCTCCTCGCTCAAGGGAGTTGGGTATGCTATTATGCATCCTAATATTGCGCCAGTGTTGTCCCGTTCTATAGAGCAATACTATGATGACCGTAGCAAATCTAGCCAGAAAATTTCAAACACCAGAACTAAGATAATGTGCCTTTTGTTGGAG AGCTGTGTTATGTCATCTCCCTCAGGTGGAGATGATCTTCAAGATCCTTTACTGAAAACGTTGCAG TTGGATGACATGACTTCAGATGACCCTGCCTATTTAGAGCCTTGTATCTCTGTCTTGAACAAACTTAATAGTCAATTCTATACGGGGTTGCAGAATAAAGTGAAG GAGAATTTATTTCGGGCACTTGTTTTTTTGTGCCGTAGTGCTAACGGTGATGTACAAAGTGCAACTAAAGAGGCTTTAATGCGCATAGAT ATAAATTTCTCAACTGTTGGCCACATACTTGATCTCATACTTGCACCAAAATGTGGCATAGTCAGGTCAGCAGATGACAAGACAAAAAAGAGACAGAAATTGACAACAGATCAAGAAGCAGAACTTCCCACTAATGACATATGTAGAATAGATGATCCAGTCTATCTTCTTAGTTCCCTTCTTGACGTTTTATTACTGAAGAAAGACATAACAAACAG GCATTTTCTTTTAGACCCCTTATTTAAACTTCTTAGCAAGGTATTTTCAGAAGAATGGGTAAATGATACTCTTTCCTTTGAGGAAGGATCAAGCCAACCCTCATCAAGTCCTTCTGAATCCATAATTCATATTCAACAGACTCTATTGATTATCCTGGAGGATATAATCATGTCTCTTAAAAGCATAACTGCGCTAAAT GAAAAATTGACGGATGAGATTAACATTAAGCTACTGATAGAGTGTGCCCGGACTACCAATGTTTTAGTCACCCGCAACCATATATTTTCTCTGCTTTCTGCTGTTATTAAAGTCTTGCCAGAAAAAGTTTTCGAGCATATACTTGATATTCTTCCGGTTATTGGGGTATCAGCTGTTACACAG ATTGACAGTCATTCAAAGCATGTTTTTGAGGATCTTATATCTGCAATTGTTCCTTGTTGGCTGTCTAAGACAGATGATGTGGAGAAATTACTGAAG GTTTTCATAGATATATTTCCTGAAATAGTTGAGCACAGAAGGCTATCCATTGTTTTACATCTCCTACG AACTTTGGGCGAGGGTAAAAGCTTGTCCTCATTGCTTATTTTGTTGTTCTCTTCACTGGTTTCAAGGAAAGCCAGCCTTTTCGTCAATATTCAGACGCCAGATGCTTTATCATTTTGTACTAAAGAGTGGGAATATAAATTAGCAGTGCAAATTTGTGAGCAGTTTACAAGTATGACCTGGCTTCCATCTTTAGTTATTATCTTTGAACAGAGAGGAAATACAAATGTTGACCGGTCAATATTTCTGGAGTTGTTTCTGGCAATGCAATTTTCTTTGCAAAAATTGCAAGATCCTGAATTGCTATTCAAACTAGAATCAGGGGAAGACACAGTTGTCATTCAG GCCGCACTTGGAGGGCTTATGGAACATGTTGTTTTCCTCTTGCATCTTGTAGATGCAAGAAAAAAGCAACTGAATTTCCCAGTCATTATGAGGAAAGAGTTGAAGGAAACTACGCGTGCTCTTGTGAGGAATATAACAATGGTCATGATACCTTCGGTATACTTTAAGAGCATAATTAAGTTGCTCCACCATTCAGATAAAAATGTTGGAAAAAAG GCTCTTGGGCTGTTATGTGATGCTGCAAGAAATCACGAAAAAGTCAGCTTAGCTCTTAAAGACAGCAAAGGTTCAAGGTCAAGATCAAGTTTTCCTTGGCTTCATATGGATGAAAGTTCTCAAGAGTCACTTGATAAAATGTGTTTAGAAATTCTTCAAGTACTTGGTGATTCATCAAATACCTCTTTGAAAGTAGCAGCAGTTTCAGCGTTGGAAGTTCTTGCCGAAAGGTTCCCTTCGAATAGTTCCATCTTTGGTGTATGCCTTGGATCTATTACAAAATGTATTACATCTCATAACTTGGCTGTGACTTCTAGCTGCCTTCGAACATCTGCTGCGTTGATCAATGTTCTTGGTCCAAAAGCATTGGCTGAACTTCCTCAAATTATGGACAATGTGATGAAGTCCTCTCGTATTGTGCTGTCTAGTCAGGATTTGAAACCAAAAACTAATGATGTTTTATCAGTCTCAATTGAACCCCATTTTATTTCTGTTCTTGTTACTTTGGAGGCTGTTGTGGACAAGCTTGGTGGATTCCTAAATCCATATCTCACAAATATCATGGAGCTTCTGGTGCTTCATCCTGAATATGTCTCCGGAATGTATCCCAAAGTGGATTCCCGAGCTCATGGATTACGAAAGCTTCTTGCTGGAAAAATTCCA GTACGGCTTGCCTTGCAGCCGTTGTTAAAACTATATCCTGCTGCCGTTGAAGCTGGGGATAAAAGCTTAAAAGTTGTGTTTGATATGTTGGCAACATTTATTGGTGCAATGGACAGATCATCTATCGTGGCATTCCATGGAAAGATTTTTGACTTTTGCCTTGCTGCTCTTGATCTTCGCCGTCAAAGTCCTCGTTCAGTTCAAAATATTGATTTAGTGGAAAAAGGTGTGATGAGTGCTATGCTTGCGCTGACCCTAAAACTTACGGAGAGCATGTTCAAGCCTCTTTTTGTAAAGAGTATTGAATGGGCAGAATCTGTAGTGGATGAAACTGCATCGGCAGGAAGCATGGATAGGGCCATATCTTTttatggcatggtaaataaaCTTGCTGAGAACCATCG GTCATTGTTTGTTCCTTACTTCAAATACCTACTTGGTAGCTGTGTTCGTCATCTAGGCGACTGCGGAGACTCTAATGTGTCTAGTCTGAGTCGAAAGAAAAAGAAGGCTAAGATTATGGATGATGATGTAAAAGAAACAAGTAGCTTATCTATCAAGGGATGGCATCTCAGGACACTGGTCCTGTCATCCCTACACAAGTGTTTCCTCTATGACACTGGGAGCTTGAAGTTTCTTGAGTCCTCAAATTTCCAG ATGTTGTTAAAACCTATTGTGTCTCAACTTGTCCTAGATCCACCTGCATCGATAGATGACAACAGCTTGAGTATACCTGGCGTGAAGGAATTTGATGACCTACTCGTCGTGTGCATCGGCCAAATGGCTGTCACAGCTGGTTCTGACCTTTTGTGGAAACCTCTGAACCACGAG GTTTTGATGCAGACACGTAGCGAGAAGACGCGAACTAGAATATTGGGCCTGAGAATTATTAAACATTTTGTAGATAACTTGAAAGAAGAATATTTAGTATTATTAGCGGAAACAATCCCCTTCCTTGGTGAACTTCTTGAGGATGTGGAGCTTTCAGTTAAATCTCTTGCTCAAGAAATTCTACAGGAAATGGAGTCTATGAGTGGGGAGAGCCTTCGGCAATACCTATGA